The Alnus glutinosa chromosome 1, dhAlnGlut1.1, whole genome shotgun sequence region tatatatatatatatatatatatatatatatatagagagagagagagagagagagagagagagagagagagagagagagagagaaagagagagctggTATAATTGCTGGTATAATGCCTCCTTCATTGCCTTAATCCCTAAGACTCTTGGGGCGATTGATCTCACGGACTTTCGGCCTATTAGCCTTGTGAGTGGCGTTTAtgagatcattgctaaagttcttgctaatagaaTGAGTCGTGCTATGGAAAAGATCATCTCAAAGCCTCATAACGCTTTTGTTAAAAGTAGACAAATTTTGGGCTCAGTCCTCATTGCCAGCAAATGTTTGGATAGTCATATCAAGCCCGGTGTTCTTGGGGTgctttgcaagctggatattaCGAAGGCCTTTGATCACATCAACTGGAAGTTCTTATTGTACATGTTGAGaaggtgtggttttggggaaaaatggGTCTCATGGATAGCACACTACATTTCTTTGGTGTGCTTCTCCATTTTGGTAAATGGATCTCCGTTTGGTTTCTTCAGTAGTTCTTGTGGGCTGAGACATGGTGATCCTCTATCTCTTCTTCTGTTTGTAGTGGTCAAGGAGGCGTTGAACAAAATGTTTTATGTTTCTGTTGACAGGCTTCGTCTCTCAAGCTTTTCTGTGGGATCTAGGCTCCACATGGTTAATATCTCACACATGTTCGTGAATGATACTTTAGTTTTTTGTGAGGCCAACCCTAGCCATCTTCGCTATCTGCATGTCCTGttattatgttttgaagttgtaTCTGGcttaaaggttaatttggccaaaTCAGTCTTGGTTCCTATGGGAACGTGGATAATGTTGCTGAGTTGGCTGACATCTTGGGCTGCGAGACTTCCTCTCTGCCCCTGAAGTATCTTGGTATGCTGCTATGGGCATACTACAAGGCTAAGTCTATTTAGGATGGCATCTTGGTAAAGATGGAGGTTGGCCAGTTagaaaatgttgtatttgtctaagggtggcatggttacccttatcaagagcactCTTTCCAATATACCTATGTACTTCTTGTCTCTCTTCCTCATTCCTACTAGTGTGTCTAATTGAATTGAGAAGTTCCAAGAAGACTTTTTATGGGGAGGGATAGGcgaagaatttaaatatcacctGGTTAGTTGGGCTAAGGCTTGCTATCCGATCTCTGAGAGGGGATtggggataaaaaaaaattgagggtgtTCAATCGTGCCctgctaggtaaatggttgtggcatTATGGGTTTGAGAGAGATGCGTGGTGGAGAGCAGTGGTGAATTCTTAATACAACAGCTTATGGCGCGAGTGGTGCTCTCTTGAGCCGGCaggtgcctttggggtggggtgTGAAAGAACATCAGAAAAGGTTGGGATTCTTTCTCAAGCTTCACTAGATTTGTTGTGGGGGATAGAACCAAGATCAACTTTTAGCATGATTTGTAGCGTGGGAACACGACTCTTAAGGTAGCTTTTCCATCTTTATTTGGTATTTTGCTCGTGTGAAGGACGCCTCTGTTGCGGATAATTTGTAGTTTTTGGGCGACTCCAACCAGTGGAACATGAGCTTTATTAGGGAGGCTCGCGATTGGAAGgtatatgttttttctttcgtttttgaAGCGTTGCATTCAGTTAAAGTGAGAAAAGGTTGTGAAAACAAGAtgtggtgggtctcctccaaaaaaaagatttgttcaaggtcaagtccttctttTACTCATTGGCTTGCTCTAGAGGTAGTCgctttccctggaaaagtgtttggcgcACTCAGGCTCTTTCAAGAGCTGCTTTTTTAGTGTGGTCCGTGGTTCTTTGCAAGATCCTTACCATGAacaatctcaggaagcgatATGTTATCGTGATAAACAGATGTTATATGTGTAAAAAGACTGGGGAGTCCATgaatcatcttctccttcactgTGACGTGGTTTATGCTTTGTGGGAATACTCTCTTCAATCGTTTCGgaatgtcttgggttatgcccagACGGGTTATTGACTTTCTTGCTTGTTGATGATCCTCTGGAAGGCCATTGAGTGTTGCGATGTGGAAAATGACGCATATTTGCCTTTGTTGGTGCTTCTGGAGGGAAAGGAACAATAAGAGCTTAGGATTTGGAAAGTACCTTAGAGAAGAATTTATCCTCGTTTTACGTTACGTTGTACttttggactacggcttatgtgCACCCTTTGTCGTTTAGCTTTGATGATTTTCTTgctcgtttttctctttctaattaggtgtttcATTTGTGTATTCTCAGTGTATTAAAAAGCGCTTTACGcattttaatgagattggtttcttactcatataaaaaaataaaaaacaaaaaattgctgGTAAATCGTTTGTTCATGTGAACAGGTTTGGATCAGAGATAATGAATCAATGATAGATGACTTATTTATTGAAATGGACAGCAGCCGGCTCGAATGATTTGGAGAAGATGCTGATATGGAGCTTGCTACCGTCAAAGGCGAGAAGAgttcacatttttattttttttgggtgtgggCATCATGTGAGTATTTTATTTGTTCTACCATCGCCAAAATGCAATTTATTTTCATGGGCGTTTTGTATGTAGGAAAATAGAAAAACGCAAAGGAAAAATAAGTtaataggaaaaaatatttcatagtTGGCAATTCAGGCATAGTCTGAATGTGTCAGGCGGTTTGTGATTTTCAGCAATTCTCATTGGCTAGTTTCTGTACTTTCTTGAGATTatgtttttcataaattttttcatttatcatatCTTTAGGCCTTCGGCCACCCCAAGTTTTGTTGAAAATATGTACTTTCAAGAAAAGTGATTTgattaaaaatttatatgagaAGGCCTAAGTGCAATATGATCTGTTTGGATTAATATGCAGAAAAAGCATTCCTGTTGGAGGGAAGTGCTCCGTAAATGTGTGGTGTGGTGTGTTTGGATGGCAAGCAAGATCGGCGAAAGTGGGGAGCACTTACAAATCTCCATTGCTATGGAAAATCCACAATATGACCCGctcatgttttttaattttagcgTTTAAAGCCACTCTCAATggcttatgcatttttatatgcaaaatgactaatcaaaaTTTACTTCATTTATTTTAGTTAATGAGTTTCAAAATGTATCatccatccgattatctattattttattatattatttaaatattccttttttttattattctttctttatctttctttattttaattataagatacttttttcaataataagtcatttttttttaacattgtaattattttgaatattataatattactATAGCACAAATGAATTTTAGTGAAAGAGAAagagtgaaagaaagagaaccaaataaaaaagagatGCATGTGTATGAAGTTGCACTATTCATACATGCATCACATTCATACATGCATCACAAATGTATTTTACATTTGATTTGCATAATCGGATGGAAAGATTTTTTAGTAAATTAGTTAACCATTTTAGCTCAGAGGTGAAAATggttaatccatttgggaatgTTAATGGCCACCAATAATAAAtctaaaatttttttacaacttcATGACACGTATTGGCATGCAAGTATTTTCAACAGAATGGCCTAATTCGTTATAgctaaatttgactattatatgGGCTTTTTCGTCTATAGCAGAATTGGCAACTTTTTACTTCTTCTGGCACGAACCACTGATTACATAATTTACActacaaatgttttttttttaattttattcactccctctctctctctgactatCTCTACACATTTTGGTGCTTCAGCTTCCAAGCACCAAAATACCACCTTTTCAAAACCTCCGAAAACCATGTTCACCTTCAACCCCAACATTCATTTGGCTATTGGCTATTGGCTATCGTCACCttttcctctccctctctctctccatgcaATCtacgttttgatttttttttttttttttttttttttttatgcaaaatcAACGGTGACTATCGTCGGCTTGCAAGTAGCGATTATCATTCGCTGGGTTTTGATTCCATTGACAGTCTCGGCATCTGGGTTTtgatttctgtttcttttttatgaagGGAAGAAGATGAGAAGGAGATGAACCAGAAGACTATGTAGCTTGCGgtaagagggagagggagagagagagactgaagACTGAAGactagagagagaaaagaaacaattaaaaaaaaaaattaaacaattaaagaaaattCCAAAATCTCGTTTTGTCATCAACAGAAAATTCCTTATGTAAAATGAGCTAATTACACAATTTAACTGTGGGTTGACCAACGTAACAAGCACAAtccctgtatatatatattttcttttttcgttgTTCTTGGGCAGAGTTATTACCAATTACTGGTCTCCTTTGATTAGGTTCGACCATTTATTGAGAAAATAGATATAGGAACTATTGTATATGTTAAAGTCATTGGGCTCaattcactctcaaaagacgccttaagAGAGGAGGAGACACCATAATTTATAAAGAGGTCAAGTGACTGTAAACTAACAAATATATGACACTTTAAGactctccctcacgtgtggcattaTTGGCCAAACACACGTGGACAGAACTGGAGAAAAGCCCAACAATTAAAAGGAATTGACTTTGATATCCTGTTAAAGTACATGAgtcttactcactctcaaaagacgccttaagAGAGGAAGGGACACCATAGCTTATAAAGTGTTCAGGTGAAAGAAATCTTaacgatgtgggacactttaacacgctcCCTCACGTATGGCAACTAATGGCCAATCACGTGGACAATAACGGGAAGGAAAGACCTATCATCACAAGAAACCTgtgactttgataccatgtaaaagtctatGGGCCTTACTCACCCTTAAAACACGCcttaagagagaaagagacaccatgacttataaagagGCCAAGTGAATGCAAACTAACAAATATAGGACACTTTAAGAGTATATATAGATGTGATCTTTCTATttttgcaagtttttttttcacatcaaaTGAAATTGGAGAATGGAAGGTCTAGTAAAAACAGTTAAAAGTGAATATATatttccctttaaaaaaaaaaaataagtgaatatatatatcttataaaAATCTGCTGCAGCGAATGGAGTCCCATACTTTTCATGGTATGCCTGCACAATTGACAATACATATGCAACAACTTATTATAGTAGAAATTAAATACCACTTCATGTATTTATCAGTGCATATATAACCCCCAAATCACTAATTAAACCATTACAAAACTGAacttcaatctctctctctcactctcacacacacacacacagagatatatatatatatatatatattagtatttagtaaataaacaagaaaaaaaaaaaaaaaaaaaagtgggtcaTCGATCATTTTCAGTCTTCCACTTTACGCCCAGAGTAATATCTCTTAAAAGCTCTAGGAAGATAAACAGGCAGCAAGAACCCAAAAAGATTGAAGCACCAGAAGGCCAAATTGGCAATAGCGAGCCCCCTCCCAACATACAACCTCCTTTTAGACCCTCCATACTCCTTTGAGACCTCAGTCCTCAGCCAGTCCACAATCGTAAAGATTCGCCTTGCGTTATAGCAAACCGGCACAAAAGCACGTATTGGCAACGAAAACCTGTCCGAAAACGCCACTCCTTCCATGAATACTTGGctagagagaagaaaaacaTGTGGCGTGGCCGCCTTGATTCCTTCTTTATCACCCTCGAAGATGCCGTGGAAGATGTATGCTACGGGGAGAAAAAGACCGATGATGGCAGCGACAAACACGTAGAGGCGAAGAAGCTTGGTTTCACGAGTAGTAAAGACTGGGGGTTCCTTTGAAGGGTGGAGGGTTGGGAATGCCACCTTTGACATAAAGTAGATATAGAAGAGGGAAAAGAAGACGAAAGCAAAGTCTTCAGGGCTTACCATGCCGCTGGCtgagaagatgatgatgatagCGAGGGCGTTGAGCTGCCGGAAAGAAAGGAAGCCGGCTTTGCGCGGAGTTGTAGGGTATTTGGTGTTGGTCTTTGAGGAAGCTGCAACGTAGCTTTGTTTATGTTCATATGCTTCTTCTTTTGGAAGGCTAATGTCATTGCATGTTGGACCAACCCCACCTGACATTTTCTCTGTGTATGCGTGTTTTGTTGAACAGATCgaggtttgtttttgtttttttatctgCTTTTCTTGGTTATGGCCTTATGGGTTAGACGAGAGGCTTGGGTTAGGATTTTCTTGCCTGAGAAAAGGGAAATTAATAGGATAAAGAGAGAAATCGTCGAATTTTATGGGCTTGTTCCTTTTTCACCTTTTCTGCAATtaaggagagaaagaaagggaaCTTGAAATGTACAGGCTTCACAATTTCTCAGGAAAGATGGAAATGGAAGACAAAACCCCAAGCGAGATTAGGAAGAATATTTAAAGGGTAATGCAATTATGCAGAGGGGAGAGATATGGTTGAGTTGAGGTGAAGAAGGTGGACACGTGGTAGTTCTCTAGGAGTATAAGGAGGACACGTGGCTCGTTATGTTGGGCGAAAAGAAAGGTGTGGTCTCTTTAATCTTATCTCTTTGAGGTCTTCAGTCAGACGCCTCCGGCTCTGATCTAGTTACAAGCCACAGGAATCGGTGTACAAAGCATAACTCGTCGGTGTAATAGGAAACAAATCCTTGATTCCTTGGTAATTGGTATTCTGTTATTCTGATGTTCTTGGAGGAAAACTCCATGTCCATGTGGAAGTACGGCCATATTGAATGGTTGCGGGGTACAAGTACAAGACATATCCAAGTAAgtttttatgtttaaatagggatttaaataaaccagtccgttcAACAATTCGCTCGGTTTAGTTCGATCtaaactcgagctcgatactgtagaaacccgctcgattagtaagtgatacatacccgactcgcccgacaaaactcgataggggtttgcgagctcaactcgtttaaagctcgacttGATCGCTCGTCCGACTCGTTAGTCCAACTCGTTAGCttgttcatatcttacatatatatattaatgaaaatagtaaatatagtataatatatatagtattacatattaattataatactttgataacaatatttagtatgttaaattaacatattaagttattaatagttagtatataacaatattaaatagttagcatataagtatatatatatataaacacatatatcacatcacacatggttaacaatagttatatatcatacttatattataattacttaattatatagaatatattagacttactatttgttcacattatacatatatcataatttatactctctagttatatataataatatattgttaatttgttacttataaactatagttatatactatattttataatataccttatatagttacatattatatatttatgttattaataaatgcatacatgttgttcataaacttgggcttgaattctgctttgatcactcattaaaaaatttaatagtctacatcaagttctagttgagccgagcttgtcgagtaacccggctcggcccgaatgtcattttcaacgaactcgagcttgagcttgagctcgcctgagttttaaacgagccgagcttgaacatataatttatagctcggctcgaattcgagctcgactatttaggctcgactcataaacgagccagtcttgaaatcttcaaactcgactcaGCTCAACTCGATTGCATCcctatatttaaataatatctCCTCTCGGAGTAAACTTAATTGGCtgcaaaataaaattgtgagTTAACTAAACTAATGCTCATACAACTTACcatagaaaaataagaaaaataaaataaaaataaaaccaaccATGAATTCAAAAACTGAAATACAGCAGCTAAAGTTCCAAAAAGAGAAGCCAATTAGTTCAACTGATAAAACTTTTTGACAAGGTATTAGAATTTGGAATTAGGTTCTCTTTGCTCAAAGTTTTAGTCTATGGCTCTATAGTTAAGGGACAAATTGAAGAACTCAATTACTAAAACCAAGAAAGTAGGGtgtcattttcttctctttcaacGCTCTCTTATTAGTCTGAACTCTGAAGATCTCTCTCATTTTGGTATATTTGCTGTCGTAGACAGCCGCCTTTCTGGTCAAGATCTTAAACCTGCTGGTAGCATCTTTTGGTAGAGTGGTGAGAAAAATGGATGTCGAATCATGCGGTTTCATCAGATCGATCTCTCAATTTGAGCAGCAATTGTGAGAGGTTTATACGAGATCCACTGTGCAAATAAGTTTTGAGTTGcctaaccaataaaaaattgctGGAGATGTTAATCCCGTTTCATGTCTACCTTCTAATGAATTTTGACATCCAGGGAAAGAACACCTGACCTAAAGTAGGAAAATAGAAAACCGCGAAAAAGCCTGCATAGAATAAATAACAAACTCCATAGTTCTCTAGCTGTTCCtaccatgagagagagagagagagagagagagagagagagtattgaTGCATTTACAAAAAGGAATTGCGACTTTGTGAGGAAATCGAGCCTTTTCAATGGGCAAGAAAGGAAAAGTACGAACATGCAAGGATTTTCTGGGGTGCAATTTCATAGCGCACTTCGCGTACTTATTCCCAAATTAGAAATCGAGAAGCTATAGAGGGAAATTAAAGGGGGGGAAAAATACCTTTGCATTAATTAAACACCAGAATTATTACAGGAAAAAAAgcggagaaaaaaaaaaaaacccctcacTAATCAATCTGCCATGAcaccaaaggaaaaaagaacgGAATTGTAAAAAGATTTTCCGGCAAagcttttttttcaattttctgacAGAAGACCATCTGTAAAACTGGAACCTCTGCTAAGAATAAGATGGCGAGTTAAAACTGTGCACAtttgtataataaaaaataaacctcATCTCTTCTCCCTCCTTACTAGGTTGCATTGCTCTGTTTGGGAATGTATTTTTTCTTGACACCCTTTTCAGGCTTTGTTCTGTACTTATCTTTAACATTCCTGGTGGTTGAAGACTGATAAGCCCCTGCATTAACCAATCGGTTGTCTGCATTGCCAAGAATGCTGCGTTTGTGGAAGTTCGACGGTTGAGACACTACTACTTCACAGTCATTTTCTATCTCTGGGCATCCTGGAGGTTCAGAGGCTGAGGAAAGAACCAATTTCACATGGTCGGCTGCAATAGCCTCCTTCCATCCTGTGCATGATATTGTAGCCAGTTAATGGCCAAAGCCAAATTACTACATAGACACAAAAGCATAGCCAAAAGAATAAACAACTTACTCTGCGCAAGGAAAGCTTTTGCAGCATGCGCACAGCTTTCGGGACGGATACTTTCTGCCAGAAGTTTGACACTGTTCTTAACAGCACCATTATTATCACTCACCGCATTGGATCTTAAACAACGATCCTTGGGGAGTTGATCATTGTCCTTTCCAGCAGTCGCATCCACTTCATATTCTACATCACCATTCTGAACTGGAATTGGACATTTGCTTCCATGCCGACTCACTGGCCTCCAAAACTTAATCGTTGATCGATTTGTGCCACTCTGAAGAGAAGAATCAGGATTAATGGGCTTCTCCTGAATATCAGTCTTCTTTGGCACTTGTTGCTCTGACAGACAATCTTCACGAGCTCTAGCCAGATTATTACCCTCTTGGCTACAATTTCCAAGTGTTACACATATAGAGCCAATCAAAACCTCATGGTTCTTAATTTGATCTGGTTGGTTTATTGCCTCTTCCGGTACTCTGGCTTTCAAAACCTCCCCATCAATTTCTGGTTTAGGCTTTCGGCTCCATATTTTATTGCCGTTGGCTACTGGACCAGGCCTTGAATCCCTGTGGGTCCCATGCTTTTGCATGGCCCCAAGTTTTAATGCTTGAGAATTCAGACCTGAATGGAAACCATTGGGAACTCCCCTTTGTGATTTTGGTGGCAATTGCCATCTAGAAACAACTACATGCCGACGACCGCTTCCCTGCACCATACGCCGTTCAACATTTTGACTAGTACATTCACAGCTATACCCTGATTCAGAGTCAAGACCCATTTCTTCAGAGTTTGCATGTTGGAATGGTTCAGAAGATGAGGGAACTTGATCTGACAGCATTTCTGGGTCAGGCATGTCAGAATCACAATCAGTTGCAAGGCTGGAGGTTTCTGCTGGCAGCATAGGTACAGTCTCCAAAGTATTGCCAATTCCCTCTTTAGCATCTACTTTCTCCCCATGTTTTTGCTCCTTTGCTTTGTGTTCTTTTTGCCtgagctttttcttcctcttcttttccaAGAGCTCAGCTTTCCTAAAGTATTCAGGAACcgaaattaataaaagaaaaaaatattttaatttccatACAAAACGAGATTCATGGAAAAGCAAATCTTTAAACCAACATTCTCACTACTGGCTACTGTAACTTGAAGAGTTAAATAAGAGGTGTAAAATTGCCAAGGCACCATGGATTTTCAGCAACAGtagaaaaaagtgagaatgttttatgTTCTAGTGCTTCTGACAAGCTACTCCAATTGACTTAATAGTTCTGTCCCATTGTTACTCAAAGACCCATTTCTAGCAATTCTCTAAAAGGAGTACCAGCATCAACGCACTTGCAACCCTGACCAAGAAAGGAAGTCCATCCCGAAAGTGTAGCTCTATGACCATCAGCACACAGATCTTTCAACTGAGAAGTAAGTgaaacacatttttctttttaattttctcagTTTTCTTCCCCAACATTATATATTCATGTAAACCCTTAAAGATCTAAAAGTTCAGTTTGATATCTAGAATAAATTATACTAGTCTACTGAAAGTTGAtagttgaaaaacaaaaataaagaaataagaaaagaaaaaaagaaaatgcacatCCTACCAAAGAACCCAAATTGATTGACAATGTACTAGATGTTATGTACCTTTTCTGAGCagcttcctcctcctccaccagcAATTTCTGGCACCTCAAAGCTTCAGCATCCTTATCAGCAAGCCATGCTTTGACCTTATcaggaacaaaaagaaaaaacagttaATCATGATAAGGGAACAACATGATAATTATTACAAACAACtggaaaagaataagaaaaaggagaaagaaaaaaagaaaaataccaaTTTCTGTTCAACTAAAAAGCTGGTGCAAGCAACTAAGTTTTTTGTTTCAAGGCCACTCTTTCCAGCTTCCCCATCAAAAACATACTTTTGCATCAACCCCGCTGCTCCACACAGAAACGTTTTTTCACTCGCATCATCAAGGATACCAAATAGCTCCTGCGATGATATATGGAACCTAGGAGGTCGAGCTTGGATAACACCCTGCAAAGATTCAGATATATCACATGCATGAATATAGTGGTTCATCACAAATAAAACCAGAAAGATAGAAATTGATCAGGAAGAAAAAGGACGTCCCCTTACCAAAAGGGTAGAACCAGCTCTCAAATATACTTGTGGTAAGGTAAGAACTCCTTGTTTCCCGACAAGTGTTGTCAATGACTTTACAATTGAAGACCCTGGAACTCCCTAGAAAAGTAACGCCAATTAGGAATACATTATTGGGGGGAGAGAGGGAATGATTGATGCCGGACTGGGGACACCAATGACCAAACAATGATGAAATGAGGCAACAGTTGTCAGTGACAAATAATTAATCCATGCAATGTGTGTTTCTTCTGCTGTAGAAACTTGATAAATGTTTACTAACATGAAT contains the following coding sequences:
- the LOC133858324 gene encoding uncharacterized protein LOC133858324, with the translated sequence MSGGVGPTCNDISLPKEEAYEHKQSYVAASSKTNTKYPTTPRKAGFLSFRQLNALAIIIIFSASGMVSPEDFAFVFFSLFYIYFMSKVAFPTLHPSKEPPVFTTRETKLLRLYVFVAAIIGLFLPVAYIFHGIFEGDKEGIKAATPHVFLLSSQVFMEGVAFSDRFSLPIRAFVPVCYNARRIFTIVDWLRTEVSKEYGGSKRRLYVGRGLAIANLAFWCFNLFGFLLPVYLPRAFKRYYSGRKVED
- the LOC133858326 gene encoding uncharacterized protein LOC133858326 isoform X2, with amino-acid sequence MPVAKLKASNYPELMKSEEGNDPVDTIIRQAIGKEPLLSFSRAGDRQVQWIQLLQQGWPFSSQKVQMQKCDKCSREFCSPINYRRHIRVHHRLRKLDKDSSKDRDLLGAFWDKLSLEEAEEVVSFKDVTLEGVPGSSIVKSLTTLVGKQGVLTLPQVYLRAGSTLLGVIQARPPRFHISSQELFGILDDASEKTFLCGAAGLMQKYVFDGEAGKSGLETKNLVACTSFLVEQKLVKAWLADKDAEALRCQKLLVEEEEAAQKRKAELLEKKRKKKLRQKEHKAKEQKHGEKVDAKEGIGNTLETVPMLPAETSSLATDCDSDMPDPEMLSDQVPSSSEPFQHANSEEMGLDSESGYSCECTSQNVERRMVQGSGRRHVVVSRWQLPPKSQRGVPNGFHSGLNSQALKLGAMQKHGTHRDSRPGPVANGNKIWSRKPKPEIDGEVLKARVPEEAINQPDQIKNHEVLIGSICVTLGNCSQEGNNLARAREDCLSEQQVPKKTDIQEKPINPDSSLQSGTNRSTIKFWRPVSRHGSKCPIPVQNGDVEYEVDATAGKDNDQLPKDRCLRSNAVSDNNGAVKNSVKLLAESIRPESCAHAAKAFLAQRWKEAIAADHVKLVLSSASEPPGCPEIENDCEVVVSQPSNFHKRSILGNADNRLVNAGAYQSSTTRNVKDKYRTKPEKGVKKKYIPKQSNAT
- the LOC133858326 gene encoding uncharacterized protein LOC133858326 isoform X1, which produces MPVAKLKASNYPELMKSEEGNDPVDTIIRQAIGKEPLLSFSRAGDRQVQWIQLLQQELSGWPFSSQKVQMQKCDKCSREFCSPINYRRHIRVHHRLRKLDKDSSKDRDLLGAFWDKLSLEEAEEVVSFKDVTLEGVPGSSIVKSLTTLVGKQGVLTLPQVYLRAGSTLLGVIQARPPRFHISSQELFGILDDASEKTFLCGAAGLMQKYVFDGEAGKSGLETKNLVACTSFLVEQKLVKAWLADKDAEALRCQKLLVEEEEAAQKRKAELLEKKRKKKLRQKEHKAKEQKHGEKVDAKEGIGNTLETVPMLPAETSSLATDCDSDMPDPEMLSDQVPSSSEPFQHANSEEMGLDSESGYSCECTSQNVERRMVQGSGRRHVVVSRWQLPPKSQRGVPNGFHSGLNSQALKLGAMQKHGTHRDSRPGPVANGNKIWSRKPKPEIDGEVLKARVPEEAINQPDQIKNHEVLIGSICVTLGNCSQEGNNLARAREDCLSEQQVPKKTDIQEKPINPDSSLQSGTNRSTIKFWRPVSRHGSKCPIPVQNGDVEYEVDATAGKDNDQLPKDRCLRSNAVSDNNGAVKNSVKLLAESIRPESCAHAAKAFLAQRWKEAIAADHVKLVLSSASEPPGCPEIENDCEVVVSQPSNFHKRSILGNADNRLVNAGAYQSSTTRNVKDKYRTKPEKGVKKKYIPKQSNAT